In the Enterococcus rotai genome, ACATTCCTCATTTAAGCTTTTTACTTCATAAGACATGGAATTGCTTCCTCCCACAACTCTTTGGCTGTTTGCGTCAAGACTTCGATTGATTGATCCTGCGTTTCAATTTTAAGTACTCCATTATCTGTTACTTTCCCAACAAGGTGGGCTTTTCCGTCCATCGTAGCTTCAAACGCAGCTTGTTTTTCTGGTTTGATCGATAGGACAAATCTTGATTGAGATTCTGAAAATAGAAATGACAAAGGCATCTTTAACTTAACTTCAAGCCCGAAACCCTGTTTAAAAGCAGCCTCTGCTAAAGCTACACCTAATCCACCTTCCGAACAATCGTGGGCACTTTCGATCAATCCTGCTTTAATGGCAGCTAACACTAATTGCTGGATTTCTTTTTCTTGAAACAAGTCAAAATCCATTATTTTTCCTTCTATTAAACCTAATGTCATTTTTTGTAGCTCACTGCCGTTAAAATCGGCTTTTGTTTCACCTAAAACATAAATTAAATCATCAACTGCTTTAAATTCTTGCGTCGTAATGTGTGCTAAATCTTCAATCAGACCTACCATTCCAATGACAGGTGTTGGATAAATCGCCTTACCATTTGTTTCATTGTATAAAGAAACATTTCCAGAAATCACGGGTGTTGCTAAAACCTCACAAGCCTTTGCAATCCCATCGGCTGAAGTCCAAAGCTCCCAAAAGCCTTCTGGTTTATCCGGTGAACCATAATTTAGGCAATCTGTGATTGCTAGAGGTTGCCCGCCACTTGCGACAATATTTCTAGCAGCTTCTGCTACTGCGATCTGCCCACCAATTTCCGGATTTAGATAAAGATACCGTGCATTGCAATCGGTTGTCATAGCTAACGCTTTTTGCGTACCACGAACCCGTAATACCGCTGCATCACTTCCTGGCAAAACGACGGTATTCGTTCTAACCTGTGAATCATACGTCTCGTAGATCATTTTTTTAGAAGCAATTGTAGGTTGCTGCAGTAGTTGTAATAACGTTTGTGCTCCATCGTTTATTTCGGGTTGGAAATCTGCTAAAGATGCAAAAGTTTTGATCCTTGCTGGTTCTACACGTTCCTTATTATAAACTGGAGCATCTTCAGCTAAAGCGTCAACGGGTAGATTAGCTACTTCTATGCCACGATGATTTAAACGATACAAGCCATCATCCGTTACTTTACCAATCGTTACAGCGTCTAATTCGTACTTTTGAAAAAGTTCGATTACTTCGGCTTCATGTCCTTTCTCAACACAAATCAACATCCGCTCTTGTGATTCTGACAACATCATTTCATATGGTGTCATTCCTGTTTCCCTTTGCGGCACATTATCCAAATCTAAAATCAAACCCGAACCCGCTTTTGAAGCCATTTCTGCACTAGAAGAAACCAGACCAGCCGCGCCCATATCTTGAATTCCGACTAAAATATCTGCATGTTCCAATATCAATTCCAAACAGGCTTCCAGTAAAAGTTTTTCCATAAAAGGATCACCAACTTGAACTGCTGAACGTTGTTGCTCTTCCCCTTCAACAAATTCTTCAGAAGCAAACGTTGCCCCGTGAATGCCATCGCGTCCTGTTTTCGCTCCGACATACATGATCGCATTGCCTACTCCCTTAGCTTGACCTTTTTGGATATCCTTATGATCAATCAAACCGACACACATCGCATTGACTAGCGGATTCCCTTCGTAACATGGATCAAAGGCGACTTCTCCACCAACTGTTGGAATACCGATACAATTCCCATAACCACTAATACCAGCAACCACTTCTTCCAACAAGTATTTTGTCCGTTCATTTGTCAATTCGCCAAAGCGCAATGAATCTAATAGTGCAATCGGCCGAGCCCCCATACTAAAAATATCTCTGATAATTCCACCAACGCCTGTTGCGGCTCCTTCATAAGGCTCAATAGCAGACGGATGATTATGACTTTCTGCTTTAAATACGACTGCCTGACCATCCCCTATATCAACGATCCCCGCACCTTCACCAGGTCCCTGTAAAACTTGTGGCCCCTCAGTTGGAAATTTTCTTAAAACCGGCTTTGAATTTTTATAGGAACAGTGTTCACTCCACATCACTGAAAATAATCCAGTTTCCGTATAATTGGGCATGCGACCTAGAATATCTTCTTCAATCATTCGATACTCTTCGTCCGTCAATCCCCAGTCTGAATAGATACGCTCACTTTTAATGGCTTGCGCTGTAGGTTCTTTGGCTTTCATCATGCATTTGCCCTAGCCTTTCCATAGTTTTTAACGATTGATTTGAAAAAACGTAACCCATCCTCTGAGCCTAATAGGCTTTCGACTGCGCGTTCTGGATGAGGCATCATGCCTAAAACATTGCCCTTCTCATTAACGATTCCGGCAATATTTTCTAAGCTACCATTAGGATTGTCATAGGCATAGGTAAAAACGATCTGCTGATTTTCTTTTAATGTTTCAAGAGTCGCTTCATCACAATAATAGTTTCCTTCCCCATGAGCCACGGGCAATTGAATCACCTCATCTAGTTGATATTCAGAAGTAAAGTTCGTTTGATTATTAACGACTTGTAGTTGAACCGTTTTACAAATAAAATGTAGGGACTCATTCCGAAGTAAGGTACCTGGCAAAAGTCCAGCTTCTGTTAAAATTTGGAAGCCATTGCATGTTCCAAAAACTGGTTTGCCTTCATCGGCTAGGCGAATCACTTCACTAATGATTGTTGAAAATCGCGCAATCGCACCGCATCTTAGATAGTCTCCATATGAAAAACCGCCAGGAATCAAAACACCATCGAACCCTGCTAAACTATCTGCATCATGCCGAACATATTCAGCCTCTTCGCCCAAGATATCTTTGACAGCACATAGTAAATCCATATCACAATTCGACCCCGGAAAAACAATTACCGCAAACTTCATCTTATACTTCCTCCATGATTTCATAGCGATAGGTTTCCATATTTACATTAGCAAGTAGTTTGTCGCAGATTGCTTCAATTACAGTTTCGATTGGCTGTGCTGTTTGATGAACCTTAATATCAAAATATTTTCCGATCCGAATCTCAGAAATTTCTTCAAACCCAAGACGATGGACTGCTCCTTTGACAGCTTCACCTTGTGGATCTAAAACAGAATCTTTATAGGTAACGTAAACTTTAACATTATACATACAGCAGAACTCTCCCTTATTTTTAGTGAAATGCTTTTTCTAAACGATCTAAAACTTCTTGATAAACTGGAACAATCTCACCTAAATTCCTGCGGTAAACATCTTTATCTAAATGATCATTTGTTTCTTTATCCCATAAACGACAAGTATCAGGAGTGATTTCATCGGCAAGTAAAATTGTGCCATCTGCTCGTTTACCAAATTCTAGTTTGAAGTCGATCAATTGAATATCGATTTTCCCAAACAAATCAATCAAGGCAAGATTTATTTTATGTGCTTCTTGTTTGATTGTGAGAATTTCCTGTTCAGTTCCTATTTGTAAAATCTTCACATGATCGTCATTAATGATTGGAT is a window encoding:
- the purL gene encoding phosphoribosylformylglycinamidine synthase subunit PurL, producing MMKAKEPTAQAIKSERIYSDWGLTDEEYRMIEEDILGRMPNYTETGLFSVMWSEHCSYKNSKPVLRKFPTEGPQVLQGPGEGAGIVDIGDGQAVVFKAESHNHPSAIEPYEGAATGVGGIIRDIFSMGARPIALLDSLRFGELTNERTKYLLEEVVAGISGYGNCIGIPTVGGEVAFDPCYEGNPLVNAMCVGLIDHKDIQKGQAKGVGNAIMYVGAKTGRDGIHGATFASEEFVEGEEQQRSAVQVGDPFMEKLLLEACLELILEHADILVGIQDMGAAGLVSSSAEMASKAGSGLILDLDNVPQRETGMTPYEMMLSESQERMLICVEKGHEAEVIELFQKYELDAVTIGKVTDDGLYRLNHRGIEVANLPVDALAEDAPVYNKERVEPARIKTFASLADFQPEINDGAQTLLQLLQQPTIASKKMIYETYDSQVRTNTVVLPGSDAAVLRVRGTQKALAMTTDCNARYLYLNPEIGGQIAVAEAARNIVASGGQPLAITDCLNYGSPDKPEGFWELWTSADGIAKACEVLATPVISGNVSLYNETNGKAIYPTPVIGMVGLIEDLAHITTQEFKAVDDLIYVLGETKADFNGSELQKMTLGLIEGKIMDFDLFQEKEIQQLVLAAIKAGLIESAHDCSEGGLGVALAEAAFKQGFGLEVKLKMPLSFLFSESQSRFVLSIKPEKQAAFEATMDGKAHLVGKVTDNGVLKIETQDQSIEVLTQTAKELWEEAIPCLMK
- the purQ gene encoding phosphoribosylformylglycinamidine synthase subunit PurQ, with product MKFAVIVFPGSNCDMDLLCAVKDILGEEAEYVRHDADSLAGFDGVLIPGGFSYGDYLRCGAIARFSTIISEVIRLADEGKPVFGTCNGFQILTEAGLLPGTLLRNESLHFICKTVQLQVVNNQTNFTSEYQLDEVIQLPVAHGEGNYYCDEATLETLKENQQIVFTYAYDNPNGSLENIAGIVNEKGNVLGMMPHPERAVESLLGSEDGLRFFKSIVKNYGKARANA
- the purS gene encoding phosphoribosylformylglycinamidine synthase subunit PurS, giving the protein MYNVKVYVTYKDSVLDPQGEAVKGAVHRLGFEEISEIRIGKYFDIKVHQTAQPIETVIEAICDKLLANVNMETYRYEIMEEV